The Sphingomonas telluris genome includes a window with the following:
- a CDS encoding MarR family winged helix-turn-helix transcriptional regulator — protein sequence MKPNKLPLDSQLCFSLYAASIAVNRTYKPMLDPLGLTYPQYLVLSTLWEQDGLPVSSIADRLSLESSTITPLVKRLEAAGLLTRERNPKDERQVIVSLTAKGRSLNEKTVCLTDALLERSGLTPDQLTKLNGQVRELRDALAGS from the coding sequence ATGAAGCCGAACAAGCTCCCCCTCGACTCCCAACTTTGCTTTTCGCTCTACGCGGCGTCGATCGCCGTGAACCGCACCTACAAGCCGATGCTGGACCCCCTCGGCCTGACGTACCCGCAGTATCTCGTCCTTAGCACATTATGGGAGCAGGATGGGCTACCCGTCTCTTCAATCGCTGACCGTCTGTCCCTGGAATCCAGCACGATCACTCCGTTGGTGAAGAGGCTGGAGGCTGCCGGACTTTTGACGCGAGAGCGCAATCCCAAGGACGAGCGCCAGGTGATCGTCAGCCTGACTGCAAAAGGACGCTCGCTGAATGAGAAGACGGTTTGTCTGACGGACGCGTTGCTGGAGCGCTCAGGCCTCACCCCGGATCAGTTGACGAAGCTCAACGGCCAAGTTCGCGAGCTGCGTGACGCGCTTGCTGGCAGCTAG
- a CDS encoding winged helix-turn-helix domain-containing protein — protein MNASATFPVRLAALTIDPVRRRITGPGGEASLEPLVLQLLLHLIDRKGQVLQRRELFNHLWGNAQVGDDSLNRLVGSLRKALERTSNGAVEIETVPRVGYRLLADSVDSDLKPSLNRRSVLVGGTCSVLALGGIAFWRATMNKRLAEAQQYTDRGDELLRDAVPIEAGNAVPPLRSALEIDPGNAKALGLLALAEETRANNGGSSDAGETLGEAERAARAALKLDPDEPHARLAMIDIRAANLVWTQMEDRLEALRRSFPTNVHVLGSLTSFLQAAGRTSKSWTVNEQAAALAPTSPTPQWRRALRLWTAGRNEEALSLSERLLPLWPRHSLVWNARFMILAFTGRTGAAEAMLREAVGPAENAHPVRLAQWLPTLDAFADPSRERVARAREANVAAARLNPGQATYAAMALAQLGEIDASFAVINALLLSKGPLVAERPIVPRSFVANSPSWCRTQWLFMPPLARVRNDDRFAALCEEIGLSAYWRQRGVVPDTRLPEW, from the coding sequence GTGAACGCGTCTGCGACATTTCCCGTCCGGCTTGCAGCACTGACCATCGATCCGGTTCGCCGTCGCATTACCGGTCCGGGCGGCGAGGCGTCCCTCGAGCCGCTGGTCCTGCAGCTGTTGCTGCACCTCATCGACCGCAAGGGACAAGTGCTTCAGCGACGAGAACTGTTCAATCACCTCTGGGGCAACGCGCAGGTGGGTGACGACAGTCTCAATCGGCTCGTGGGAAGCCTAAGGAAGGCTCTCGAACGAACCAGCAACGGTGCAGTTGAGATCGAAACCGTTCCGCGAGTTGGATACCGACTGCTCGCCGACTCCGTGGACAGTGATCTCAAGCCGTCACTTAACCGCCGCTCAGTGCTGGTTGGCGGGACTTGCTCGGTACTTGCCCTCGGCGGGATCGCTTTCTGGCGCGCGACAATGAACAAGCGCCTTGCCGAGGCGCAGCAATATACCGACCGAGGAGACGAGTTACTGCGGGACGCGGTTCCCATTGAGGCGGGGAATGCCGTGCCGCCGTTGCGCTCTGCACTCGAGATTGATCCGGGCAATGCCAAGGCACTGGGCCTGCTAGCATTGGCCGAGGAGACACGCGCCAACAACGGAGGAAGCTCTGACGCAGGCGAGACCCTGGGCGAGGCAGAGAGGGCCGCGAGGGCAGCGCTGAAGCTGGATCCTGATGAACCCCATGCTCGACTGGCGATGATCGACATCAGAGCCGCCAACCTCGTGTGGACGCAGATGGAGGATCGATTGGAAGCCCTGCGGAGGTCGTTTCCGACTAACGTGCACGTGCTGGGCAGCCTGACCTCGTTTCTGCAGGCCGCAGGCCGAACATCCAAGTCTTGGACGGTCAATGAGCAGGCCGCAGCCTTGGCGCCGACCTCGCCGACGCCGCAATGGCGCCGGGCCCTCCGGCTTTGGACGGCTGGACGAAACGAGGAAGCGCTCAGCCTCAGCGAGCGATTGCTGCCACTGTGGCCGAGGCACTCCCTCGTATGGAACGCCCGTTTCATGATCTTGGCGTTCACGGGGCGGACGGGAGCCGCGGAGGCGATGCTTCGTGAAGCAGTTGGCCCGGCGGAAAACGCGCATCCTGTTCGTCTTGCGCAATGGCTTCCAACGCTTGATGCCTTCGCTGACCCAAGCCGAGAGCGCGTTGCGCGAGCGAGAGAGGCCAACGTTGCCGCGGCGCGGCTCAATCCCGGCCAGGCGACTTACGCGGCAATGGCTCTCGCCCAACTTGGCGAGATCGATGCCTCATTCGCGGTCATCAACGCTTTGCTGTTGAGTAAGGGCCCGTTGGTAGCCGAACGGCCGATAGTCCCGCGCAGCTTCGTGGCGAACTCGCCGAGCTGGTGCCGAACGCAGTGGCTCTTCATGCCGCCACTCGCCAGAGTCCGAAACGATGACCGGTTCGCCGCCTTGTGCGAGGAAATCGGATTGTCCGCTTACTGGCGGCAGCGCGGCGTAGTTCCAGATACGCGCCTGCCCGAATGGTAA
- a CDS encoding YMGG-like glycine zipper-containing protein, translating into MKSLVTIIGAGIICSGCVAGPNGANNAANRTVVGAAAGALLGGLAGGAAGNPSTGVVVGALAGGALGAAVNPNQVFRARDTRGYCYLVDEQGRPIYDQQGQLVYDYSKRC; encoded by the coding sequence ATGAAAAGTCTCGTTACAATCATCGGTGCGGGGATCATCTGCTCCGGATGCGTTGCCGGCCCGAACGGCGCGAATAATGCAGCAAATCGCACGGTGGTCGGCGCAGCCGCCGGCGCACTTCTTGGCGGTTTGGCAGGGGGTGCCGCGGGCAATCCTTCCACTGGAGTGGTGGTCGGTGCTTTGGCTGGCGGGGCTCTCGGCGCTGCAGTGAACCCTAACCAGGTCTTCCGCGCCAGAGACACGCGCGGATATTGCTACCTGGTCGACGAGCAAGGGCGCCCAATCTACGATCAACAAGGGCAGCTTGTTTACGACTATTCCAAGCGGTGCTGA
- a CDS encoding alpha/beta fold hydrolase: MTDKTVSIVLVHGGFVDGSGWQGVHEVLTNNGYEVIVAQNPTLSLADDVAVTRRAIAAAKHPVVLVGHSYGGVVITEAGNDPKVASLAYIAAFAPDAGESVETLIANPPPGAAVPPILPPQDGFLMLDKAKFAGSFAADVDPSTARFMADSQVPWGVEALAGKVTAPAWKSKPSFYLVASDDHMIPPPAQRAMAERAGAQVTETSGSHAIYVSKPAEIARLIEQAAEQSVEVA, encoded by the coding sequence GTGACCGACAAGACCGTAAGCATCGTCCTCGTTCATGGTGGTTTCGTCGACGGTTCCGGCTGGCAGGGCGTCCACGAGGTCCTCACCAACAACGGATACGAAGTGATCGTCGCGCAAAATCCGACCCTTTCGCTGGCCGACGATGTGGCCGTCACTCGACGAGCGATTGCTGCCGCAAAGCATCCGGTCGTATTGGTGGGCCACTCCTACGGCGGCGTCGTGATCACCGAGGCCGGAAATGATCCGAAGGTCGCTTCGCTTGCCTACATCGCCGCCTTCGCACCCGATGCAGGTGAATCAGTCGAAACGCTCATCGCCAACCCGCCGCCGGGTGCAGCAGTGCCGCCAATCCTTCCTCCCCAGGACGGCTTCCTCATGCTGGACAAGGCGAAGTTCGCCGGCTCCTTCGCCGCCGACGTTGATCCATCGACTGCCCGGTTCATGGCAGACTCACAGGTTCCCTGGGGCGTCGAAGCGCTTGCCGGCAAGGTGACGGCTCCTGCGTGGAAATCGAAGCCGAGCTTCTATCTCGTGGCGAGCGACGACCACATGATTCCGCCTCCTGCGCAGCGGGCGATGGCGGAACGTGCGGGCGCCCAGGTGACCGAGACGTCCGGCAGCCACGCGATCTACGTGTCGAAACCAGCTGAGATTGCCCGGCTGATCGAGCAGGCCGCTGAGCAGTCGGTCGAAGTTGCCTAA
- a CDS encoding TetR/AcrR family transcriptional regulator yields MARVRTDEKRREIVKVASELFEQNGFDRTSMSMISDRLGGSKATLYGYFKSKDELFQAVVDYDVPEQSDRLMQEFFSGKDLKESFTKLGIAFLTRLLSPTPIANMRMMANRPEGSEISRTFYNETLRPAWGRLAERIEAMMDEGLLKRADPWVAAMQWKGLNEWDLLDRRLLGIDKEIDPAEIRKAATTAAEAFLILYAPDTPTRKAKRK; encoded by the coding sequence GTGGCGCGGGTAAGAACGGACGAAAAGCGGCGCGAGATTGTGAAGGTCGCCAGCGAGCTCTTCGAGCAGAACGGCTTTGACCGGACGTCGATGTCGATGATCTCGGACCGCCTCGGCGGGTCGAAGGCGACGCTGTACGGCTACTTCAAATCGAAGGACGAGTTGTTCCAGGCGGTCGTCGACTACGACGTCCCCGAGCAGTCGGACCGGCTGATGCAGGAATTTTTCTCGGGGAAGGACCTCAAGGAAAGCTTCACCAAGCTCGGCATCGCATTCCTTACCCGTCTGCTGTCGCCGACGCCGATCGCCAACATGCGGATGATGGCCAATCGTCCGGAGGGATCGGAGATTTCACGGACCTTTTACAACGAGACTCTTCGGCCGGCCTGGGGACGCCTCGCCGAGCGCATCGAAGCGATGATGGACGAAGGCCTGCTGAAGCGCGCCGATCCCTGGGTCGCCGCCATGCAGTGGAAGGGCCTCAACGAATGGGACCTGCTCGACCGGCGACTGCTCGGCATCGACAAGGAGATCGATCCCGCGGAGATCCGCAAGGCCGCAACAACCGCCGCCGAGGCCTTCCTGATCCTCTACGCCCCCGACACACCAACTCGGAAGGCGAAGCGCAAGTAG
- a CDS encoding nuclear transport factor 2 family protein codes for MVRLYSVHPELRFAIKHIASSGAPWDTTAVVEWRDYAVMADGDRSYVNDGVHIIRLKWGKIVSLHPYLDTQKYAAALHRLAGTGFVEAAASPIED; via the coding sequence GTGGTGCGCCTGTATAGCGTACATCCCGAGTTGCGGTTTGCGATAAAGCACATCGCTTCGAGTGGTGCCCCATGGGATACAACAGCAGTCGTCGAGTGGCGTGACTATGCAGTTATGGCTGATGGTGACAGGTCGTACGTCAATGATGGTGTTCACATCATTCGCTTGAAGTGGGGCAAGATCGTAAGCCTGCATCCGTATCTCGATACGCAGAAATATGCGGCGGCGCTCCACAGACTTGCCGGAACCGGATTTGTGGAAGCTGCAGCGTCTCCGATCGAAGATTGA
- a CDS encoding efflux transporter outer membrane subunit yields the protein MNGFRAARPGRVALLLPVLMASACASVPNLGAKPAPHNASDYAAAASIASTDAAWPADGWWLRYGDPQLNRLMDEALLGSPDLEAAAARMRTAEGFAQRAGAALKPTVDAFAEPELAKQSQNQSIPASAIPNGWNSSGSLGLSFSLDLDLWGKNRAAFRAANADADAAKFELDEARLALTTGVAGTYADLASLYAQRDTLVSALDIRTQTAKLVSQRVNSGLDTNADLKQAVARVSQARADIEATDEAIELTKHALAALIGAGPDRGISIDRPAIGQLRAQGVPANASVDLVGRRPEIAAARSRVEAANDRIKEAKAAFYPNVNLSALIGLSSFGLGNVFSSGSGIGSVAPAVSLPLFHGGAFQGQYRGRRGQYDEAVALYDRQVIAALRETADAVTSQKKLVSRLANSRSALADFEEANRLARQRYEHGLSTYLDVLSAEEGVLGARLDVAQLETRAFTLDVQLIRALGGGFTAA from the coding sequence ATGAACGGCTTTCGGGCTGCGCGACCTGGTCGCGTGGCATTGCTCCTGCCTGTGCTTATGGCGAGCGCCTGCGCTTCGGTTCCGAACCTTGGAGCCAAGCCCGCGCCGCATAACGCCAGCGATTATGCTGCCGCGGCATCGATCGCTTCGACCGACGCTGCTTGGCCGGCGGACGGCTGGTGGCTCCGCTACGGCGACCCACAGCTCAACCGCCTGATGGATGAGGCGCTGCTGGGCTCGCCTGACCTCGAAGCGGCCGCAGCTCGCATGCGTACGGCCGAAGGCTTCGCACAGCGCGCTGGCGCCGCTCTCAAGCCGACGGTCGACGCATTCGCAGAGCCGGAGCTGGCCAAGCAGAGCCAGAACCAAAGCATCCCGGCATCCGCCATCCCGAACGGTTGGAACAGCAGCGGATCGCTCGGCCTTAGCTTCTCGCTCGACCTCGACCTGTGGGGCAAGAACCGCGCCGCGTTCCGCGCTGCGAACGCCGACGCGGACGCCGCCAAGTTCGAGCTCGACGAGGCTCGGCTGGCGCTGACCACCGGCGTCGCCGGAACCTATGCCGATCTGGCCTCCCTCTATGCGCAGCGCGACACTTTGGTGTCGGCGCTCGATATCCGGACCCAGACCGCGAAGCTCGTCTCGCAGCGGGTGAATAGCGGCCTCGATACGAACGCGGATCTGAAGCAGGCGGTCGCCCGCGTGTCCCAGGCGCGTGCGGACATCGAAGCGACCGACGAAGCGATCGAGCTGACGAAGCACGCGCTGGCCGCGCTGATCGGCGCCGGCCCGGACCGCGGTATCTCTATCGATCGTCCGGCCATCGGCCAGCTCCGCGCCCAAGGCGTGCCCGCGAATGCGTCCGTCGATCTCGTCGGCCGCCGGCCGGAGATCGCCGCGGCCCGCTCCCGCGTGGAGGCGGCCAACGATCGCATCAAGGAAGCGAAAGCTGCCTTCTATCCCAACGTGAATTTGAGCGCGCTGATCGGGCTGTCGTCATTCGGGCTCGGCAACGTGTTTTCCAGCGGCTCCGGAATTGGAAGCGTGGCCCCTGCGGTTTCTCTCCCCTTGTTCCACGGGGGTGCGTTCCAGGGCCAGTACCGCGGACGCCGCGGTCAATATGACGAGGCCGTAGCTCTCTACGACCGCCAAGTCATTGCGGCGCTGCGCGAGACTGCCGATGCCGTGACGAGCCAGAAGAAGCTCGTTTCGCGGCTGGCGAACTCGCGCAGCGCACTGGCCGATTTTGAAGAGGCGAACCGCCTCGCCCGTCAACGCTACGAGCACGGACTGTCGACCTATCTCGACGTGCTCAGCGCAGAAGAAGGCGTCCTCGGCGCGCGGCTCGACGTCGCGCAGCTCGAGACGCGCGCCTTCACCCTCGACGTGCAGCTGATCCGCGCCCTTGGCGGCGGATTCACGGCTGCCTGA
- a CDS encoding VOC family protein: MVKPVKFAHVVYQTRRFDEMIAWYRHVFEAEVVYQNPALAFLTYDDEHHRFAFANLDILKPGATSRDDRGEIGVNHVAYTYQNAGELLETYARLKRAGITPYWPVHHGTTMSLYYADPDGNRMEFQVDVGTVEEATALMRTPAFASNPVGVAYDPDALLARFEGGERGESLLVMPAGPPSPIPAAHGMT; the protein is encoded by the coding sequence ATGGTAAAACCTGTGAAGTTCGCGCACGTCGTTTATCAAACGCGACGCTTCGATGAGATGATTGCTTGGTACCGCCACGTCTTCGAAGCGGAGGTGGTTTACCAAAACCCAGCTCTCGCTTTTCTTACGTACGACGACGAACACCATCGCTTCGCGTTCGCCAACCTGGACATCCTGAAGCCCGGGGCAACCTCCCGCGATGATCGCGGTGAGATTGGCGTCAACCACGTCGCCTACACATACCAGAATGCAGGAGAACTGCTCGAGACCTATGCCCGACTAAAACGCGCCGGGATCACCCCATATTGGCCGGTCCATCACGGAACTACGATGTCACTCTACTATGCCGACCCGGACGGAAATCGAATGGAGTTCCAAGTAGACGTCGGAACGGTTGAGGAGGCGACGGCGCTCATGCGAACACCGGCATTCGCGTCCAATCCAGTGGGCGTTGCGTACGATCCGGATGCGCTGCTCGCCCGCTTTGAAGGTGGAGAGCGAGGGGAGAGCTTGCTCGTCATGCCAGCCGGACCGCCCTCGCCGATCCCTGCGGCGCACGGGATGACCTGA
- a CDS encoding PEPxxWA-CTERM sorting domain-containing protein produces MRNLVRTVVAGILLGTGLPANADVLPFTGSVTGLSALVGADATCAPLQFRSVIDPSTTNGTSSLGDFTYGTSTCLSLGGGASFGTFIIDFGNDAFNGTFDGGSTPTDTVGISNTAWLFTILGGTGRFEGASGTFNGSGIADARTRPTHVSIDFIGNVNAPAVPEPTTWSLMLLGFGATGLAVRRQRKRLRQQFA; encoded by the coding sequence ATGCGTAATCTCGTTCGAACCGTCGTCGCTGGTATCCTGCTTGGGACAGGTTTGCCGGCAAACGCAGATGTCTTGCCATTCACAGGCAGTGTAACCGGCCTAAGCGCACTCGTAGGCGCGGATGCGACCTGTGCGCCCCTACAATTTCGGTCGGTGATCGACCCGTCCACCACGAATGGCACGTCGTCGTTGGGCGACTTCACCTACGGTACCAGCACCTGTCTCTCGCTCGGAGGCGGAGCGTCGTTTGGCACCTTCATCATTGATTTTGGCAACGACGCCTTCAATGGAACTTTTGACGGAGGCTCAACGCCAACGGACACCGTAGGCATCAGCAACACTGCGTGGCTCTTCACGATTCTTGGAGGCACTGGCCGCTTCGAAGGGGCATCCGGCACTTTCAATGGCAGTGGCATTGCGGACGCCAGGACACGACCAACTCACGTCTCAATCGACTTCATCGGCAACGTGAATGCTCCGGCAGTACCCGAACCTACGACTTGGTCGCTGATGCTCCTTGGCTTCGGCGCGACTGGACTCGCAGTGCGCCGGCAACGCAAGCGCTTGCGTCAGCAGTTCGCATGA
- a CDS encoding HlyD family secretion protein has product MHQPVTVEDAAPIVDAVRKKSRNKALLGVAGAIALLGAGAWTFMDNGHVSTDNAYVGADSAQVTPLVSAAVAEVPVVNTQVVRKGQILLRLDDSDARLAVAKAEAEYFKARRQFSQTAANSGSLAAQINARDADIGQARAQLASAEANFAKARVDLQRRSELASSGAVSGEELTTARNAFSTAEANLALAKAGIAQASATKGAARESWAANEALIADSTIDTSPEVAAAKAKLDQARLDLQRTVIRAPIDGVVTNRQVQVGQRISAGSPVMTIVPIGSVYVEANFKEGQLKRVMPGQNVELISDLYGDDVVYHGTVEGFSGGTGSAFALIPAQNATGNWTKVVQRLPVRIALDPKELAKHPLRVGLSMEAEIDVSGDE; this is encoded by the coding sequence ATGCACCAGCCGGTGACCGTGGAAGACGCCGCACCCATCGTGGATGCGGTGCGCAAGAAGTCTCGCAACAAGGCCCTGCTAGGCGTAGCCGGCGCAATCGCCTTGCTTGGCGCAGGGGCATGGACGTTCATGGACAACGGACATGTGTCCACGGACAACGCCTATGTCGGAGCGGATTCCGCGCAAGTGACGCCGCTGGTGTCCGCGGCAGTCGCGGAGGTTCCGGTCGTCAACACGCAGGTCGTGCGCAAAGGGCAGATCCTGCTGCGCCTAGACGACAGCGATGCGCGGCTCGCGGTGGCAAAGGCCGAAGCCGAATATTTCAAGGCTCGGCGGCAGTTCTCGCAGACGGCCGCCAACAGCGGTTCGCTGGCCGCGCAGATTAACGCGCGCGATGCCGACATCGGACAGGCCCGGGCGCAACTCGCGTCGGCCGAGGCCAACTTCGCCAAGGCGCGCGTTGATCTTCAGCGTCGTTCCGAGCTTGCATCTTCGGGTGCAGTTTCGGGCGAAGAGCTGACGACGGCGCGCAACGCTTTCTCAACCGCCGAAGCGAACCTCGCGCTCGCTAAGGCAGGCATTGCTCAGGCATCCGCTACGAAGGGTGCTGCGCGTGAAAGCTGGGCGGCCAACGAAGCGCTCATCGCCGACTCCACTATCGACACGAGCCCGGAAGTCGCGGCAGCTAAGGCCAAGCTCGACCAGGCCCGGCTCGACCTGCAGCGCACGGTCATCCGCGCGCCCATCGACGGCGTCGTCACCAACCGGCAGGTTCAGGTCGGCCAGCGCATTTCGGCGGGCTCGCCGGTGATGACCATCGTCCCGATTGGCAGCGTCTACGTCGAAGCCAACTTCAAGGAGGGCCAGCTGAAGCGGGTCATGCCCGGCCAGAACGTCGAGCTGATCTCCGACCTCTATGGCGACGACGTCGTCTACCACGGCACGGTCGAAGGCTTCTCCGGCGGCACCGGCTCGGCATTCGCGCTGATCCCCGCGCAGAACGCGACCGGCAACTGGACCAAGGTCGTCCAGCGGCTCCCGGTGCGCATCGCGCTCGATCCGAAGGAACTGGCGAAGCACCCGCTGCGCGTCGGCCTTTCGATGGAAGCCGAGATCGACGTGTCGGGAGACGAATGA
- a CDS encoding GFA family protein, protein MRNTCSSCGSFVFGGARASSDWDTIYAGSLDDSSLFEPQMAIFMKDRAPWAHVPDGRSVLRDTSGSRR, encoded by the coding sequence GTGCGAAACACTTGCAGCTCTTGTGGGAGCTTCGTCTTCGGAGGGGCTCGCGCAAGCTCGGATTGGGATACGATCTACGCGGGTTCTCTCGATGACAGCTCACTTTTCGAGCCGCAAATGGCTATCTTCATGAAGGACCGAGCCCCATGGGCTCATGTTCCGGACGGCCGTTCCGTGCTTCGAGACACTTCCGGATCGCGCAGGTGA